One window of Streptomyces sp. FIT100 genomic DNA carries:
- a CDS encoding polysaccharide lyase family 8 super-sandwich domain-containing protein, whose product MEISRRRLLSALPAAGLLSVVPSVVPSVIPSVVPSRSASAAEVAAGSARLLANTVAVFAGTAETNARPETAAKVAAIEKAARTNLLSMDAAGADELFAGLPLGTSDAHLHTTFRRLYEIALATRTPGGAASDLYGNTAVQRRVIDALVRLHEEYYGDQSQGYYGNWFNWEIGISQHVSRALALLSDEVRAYRPDVLPTYVASMDAYLRNGTAGDVNLDSRFHTGANLADITTNRILQGALLGDDARVRKALTDQLTVFATIDPYDLDHGVTDGHYADGSFIQHASVAYTGSYGKGLLTRVVQTLKILDGTGFAHGEELVPTVQGWVKNGFAPLIFEGWMMEIVKGRAVSRTDTGYTDVAVVVEAVVDLSSLASGADATALKSYVKHIRSTSRATLDPAGFVSPVSIVRYADIVGDATVPAADLNPAARSIAFNAMDRTVHRRPGYAFALARSSDRISKYEYMNGENLMPWFQGDGAYYLYLSGQDQTQAYGVDYFTTVPPYGLAGVTAPVEQRRTVPELYGKPYYDNPGHPLHFTSSSESQNTYVYFPRGTGRYSGGAVLGAYGVAGMVQSDDVAHRDKAAGLLPDDFVTYRNATATKSWFLLDEEIVVLAAGVGDSAGRAVSTTIDARTAAPDDHVGLTGMLRDGRVWTGAGTGDLRWLRYANATQGTAVGYAFLDTPQVRVALDTVTRSRRLVRTSNPDTAVTRSVLGVTVDRAPGAEPGRLAWALVPNASEARLRAYADGPLRILANTPRLQAVSHTGLALTAANTFTSGRHETAGLRIEGPASVIVRRERPGLTTVAVSDPTMDRDTVTVLLRGRALREATSDGGVRVSPVHGGTRLEFATRHTYGRSLTVTLRG is encoded by the coding sequence ATGGAGATCAGCCGTAGACGCCTGTTGTCCGCACTGCCGGCCGCCGGCCTCTTGTCGGTGGTGCCCTCGGTCGTGCCCTCAGTGATTCCCTCAGTGGTTCCCTCGCGGTCGGCGAGCGCCGCCGAGGTGGCCGCCGGCAGCGCACGTCTGCTGGCCAACACCGTGGCCGTCTTCGCCGGGACCGCCGAGACCAATGCCCGGCCGGAGACAGCGGCCAAGGTGGCCGCGATCGAGAAGGCCGCGCGGACGAACCTGCTCTCGATGGACGCCGCGGGCGCGGACGAGCTGTTCGCCGGTCTGCCCCTCGGCACCAGCGACGCCCATCTCCACACCACCTTCCGGCGGCTGTACGAGATCGCGCTCGCCACCCGCACACCGGGCGGCGCCGCCTCGGACCTGTACGGGAACACGGCCGTGCAGCGCCGGGTGATCGACGCTCTCGTGCGGCTGCACGAGGAGTACTACGGCGACCAGTCCCAGGGCTACTACGGCAACTGGTTCAACTGGGAGATCGGGATCTCCCAGCACGTCAGCAGGGCGCTCGCGCTCCTCTCCGACGAGGTGCGGGCGTACCGGCCGGACGTCCTGCCCACCTACGTCGCTTCGATGGACGCCTACCTCCGCAACGGCACCGCGGGCGACGTGAACCTCGACTCGCGCTTCCACACCGGCGCCAACCTCGCCGACATCACCACCAACCGGATCCTGCAAGGCGCGCTCCTCGGCGACGACGCACGCGTCCGCAAGGCCCTGACCGACCAGCTGACCGTCTTCGCCACCATCGACCCGTACGACCTCGACCACGGTGTCACGGACGGCCACTACGCCGACGGCTCCTTCATCCAGCACGCCTCCGTCGCCTACACCGGCTCCTACGGCAAGGGTCTGCTGACCCGTGTCGTCCAGACCCTCAAGATCCTCGACGGTACGGGGTTCGCGCACGGCGAGGAACTGGTGCCGACCGTCCAGGGCTGGGTGAAGAACGGCTTCGCCCCGCTGATCTTCGAGGGCTGGATGATGGAGATCGTCAAGGGGCGGGCGGTCTCGCGGACGGACACCGGCTACACCGACGTCGCGGTGGTCGTCGAGGCCGTCGTCGACCTCTCCTCGCTCGCGAGCGGCGCCGACGCCACCGCCCTGAAGAGCTACGTCAAGCACATCCGGTCGACCTCGCGCGCCACCCTCGACCCGGCGGGCTTCGTCTCCCCGGTGAGCATCGTGCGCTACGCCGACATCGTCGGCGACGCCACCGTCCCGGCCGCGGACCTCAACCCCGCTGCGCGCAGCATCGCCTTCAACGCCATGGACAGGACCGTGCACCGAAGGCCGGGATACGCCTTCGCGCTCGCCCGCAGCTCCGACCGGATCAGCAAGTACGAGTACATGAACGGCGAGAACCTCATGCCGTGGTTCCAGGGCGACGGCGCGTACTACCTCTACCTCTCCGGACAGGACCAGACCCAGGCGTACGGCGTCGACTACTTCACCACCGTCCCGCCCTACGGCCTCGCCGGCGTCACCGCGCCCGTCGAGCAGCGGCGCACCGTCCCCGAGCTGTACGGGAAGCCGTACTACGACAACCCGGGTCACCCGCTGCACTTCACCTCGTCGTCCGAGTCGCAGAACACGTACGTCTACTTCCCGCGCGGCACCGGCCGGTACTCGGGCGGCGCCGTCCTCGGGGCCTACGGCGTCGCCGGGATGGTGCAGTCCGACGACGTCGCCCACCGCGACAAGGCCGCGGGCCTGCTGCCGGACGACTTCGTCACCTACCGCAACGCCACGGCGACGAAGTCGTGGTTCCTCCTCGACGAGGAGATCGTGGTGCTCGCGGCAGGGGTCGGCGACAGCGCCGGGCGGGCCGTGAGCACCACGATCGACGCCCGCACCGCCGCCCCCGACGACCACGTCGGCCTCACCGGGATGCTCCGCGACGGCCGCGTCTGGACGGGTGCGGGCACCGGCGACCTGCGCTGGCTGCGCTACGCCAACGCCACGCAGGGGACCGCCGTCGGCTATGCCTTCCTCGACACCCCGCAGGTCAGGGTCGCCCTCGACACGGTCACGCGCAGCCGCCGGCTCGTCCGCACCTCGAACCCGGACACTGCCGTGACCCGCAGCGTCCTCGGGGTGACCGTCGACCGGGCGCCCGGAGCCGAACCCGGCCGTCTGGCGTGGGCGTTGGTGCCGAACGCGAGTGAGGCCCGCCTGCGTGCCTACGCGGACGGGCCGTTGCGGATCCTGGCGAACACCCCGCGCCTGCAGGCCGTCAGCCACACCGGCCTCGCCCTGACGGCCGCCAACACCTTCACGTCCGGCCGCCACGAAACCGCCGGCCTGCGCATCGAGGGGCCCGCCTCGGTGATCGTCCGGCGCGAGCGCCCGGGCCTGACCACCGTCGCCGTGTCCGACCCGACCATGGACCGGGACACGGTCACCGTGCTCCTCCGCGGCCGCGCCCTCCGCGAGGCCACATCGGACGGCGGTGTACGCGTGAGCCCGGTCCACGGCGGCACCCGCCTGGAGTTCGCCACGCGGCACACCTACGGCCGAAGCCTCACGGTCACACTGCGCGGCTAG
- a CDS encoding glutamate--cysteine ligase, with protein MREKPPVRTMGVEEEFLLVDRRTRAPVPRAPQVIRQLTPVLGDLVQVELYRSMVEIRTRPTASAAGLRAQLAAMRATVAAAARDAGCLLLASGTPVVPPARPIPVTDTPRYRRMAARCCAIVDGVGGTTCGCHVHIGTLDRSCALELSNHLRPWLPTLQALAANSPFHAGRDSGFASRRSVEADRWPTAGPPPLLDRAGYETTADALVSSGVLLDRRMIYWYARPSEHVPTLEVRIADVNADLDGTVLIAALVRGLCTALLADIGEGRPPPQVPIGRLRAAHWHAARFGATGHGLDPLTGHLVPTRLLIERLLGRAAPGLAAAGDLAAVERLLTRHLVLGTGADRQRAHHRRTGSLQQVVDHMAALTAANRGV; from the coding sequence GTGCGCGAGAAGCCCCCCGTGCGGACGATGGGCGTCGAGGAGGAGTTCCTCCTCGTCGACCGCCGGACCCGCGCCCCGGTGCCGCGGGCACCGCAGGTGATCCGGCAGCTCACCCCCGTGCTGGGCGACCTGGTGCAGGTCGAGCTCTACCGCTCGATGGTGGAGATCCGCACCCGCCCCACGGCTTCGGCCGCCGGCCTCCGGGCGCAACTCGCCGCGATGCGCGCGACGGTGGCCGCGGCCGCCCGGGACGCCGGCTGCCTGCTCCTCGCCTCGGGCACCCCCGTCGTGCCCCCGGCTCGGCCGATCCCCGTCACCGACACCCCCAGGTACCGCCGGATGGCGGCCCGCTGCTGCGCGATCGTGGACGGTGTCGGCGGCACGACCTGCGGCTGCCATGTGCACATCGGCACCCTCGACCGCAGCTGTGCCCTGGAGCTCTCCAACCATCTGCGCCCCTGGCTGCCCACGCTCCAGGCCCTCGCCGCCAACTCACCCTTCCACGCCGGACGCGACAGCGGTTTCGCCAGCCGCCGGTCGGTCGAGGCCGACCGCTGGCCCACCGCCGGCCCGCCGCCCCTGCTGGACAGGGCCGGATACGAGACCACCGCGGATGCCCTCGTCTCCTCGGGAGTGCTCCTGGACCGACGGATGATCTACTGGTACGCCCGGCCGTCGGAGCACGTACCGACACTGGAGGTCCGGATCGCCGACGTCAACGCGGACCTGGACGGCACGGTACTGATCGCCGCTCTCGTCCGCGGGCTGTGCACCGCGCTGCTCGCCGACATCGGCGAGGGGCGCCCGCCACCGCAGGTGCCGATCGGCCGCCTCCGCGCCGCGCACTGGCACGCGGCCCGCTTCGGCGCCACCGGCCACGGCCTCGACCCCCTCACCGGCCATCTGGTCCCGACGCGCCTGCTCATCGAACGACTGCTCGGGCGCGCGGCGCCCGGTCTCGCGGCCGCCGGTGATCTGGCGGCGGTCGAACGCCTGTTGACCCGGCACCTGGTCCTCGGCACCGGTGCCGACCGCCAGCGCGCCCACCACCGACGGACGGGGAGCCTCCAGCAGGTCGTCGACCACATGGCGGCGCTCACCGCGGCGAACCGTGGCGTGTGA
- a CDS encoding SGNH/GDSL hydrolase family protein produces the protein MFASAAVSPVPVVSPAGLHEVVTWGASAHRVGDAISDRSYRLIVRTSAAGTGVRIRLSNAFGDRPLTFGSAYAGIRKEGAALVPGSNRRLTFGGDRSVTVAAGETVHSDLLPGRLAAAAALVISLHVAQAGGPATGHAMAMQTSYTTSGDHAAEEGAAGWSEPTGSWYYLDAVTVRATPGTGAVVALGDSITDGWQSSTGLDRRWPDYLARRLRANDSTAIKGVANEGISGNKVLADGAGQSALNRLGRDVLSHPGVRTVFLFEGVNDIKAHSNVTAQDMIAGYREIIGRTHAAGKCVVGATILPFKGWRQWDAEAEAVRREINQFIRTSGEFDAVADFDRALRSPYDPERMLAYFDGGDHLHPNDKGMQAMADSVAIDSLTCHRRAA, from the coding sequence GTGTTCGCGTCGGCCGCCGTTTCCCCGGTGCCCGTCGTCTCCCCGGCCGGGCTGCACGAGGTCGTCACCTGGGGCGCGAGCGCCCACCGTGTGGGCGACGCCATATCCGACCGCAGCTACCGGCTGATCGTCCGCACCAGCGCCGCCGGCACCGGAGTGCGCATCCGGCTGTCGAACGCCTTCGGCGACCGCCCCCTCACCTTCGGCAGCGCCTACGCGGGCATCCGCAAGGAGGGTGCCGCCCTCGTGCCCGGCAGCAACCGGCGCCTGACCTTCGGAGGCGACCGGTCCGTCACCGTGGCCGCCGGGGAGACGGTCCACAGCGACCTGCTGCCGGGACGGCTCGCCGCGGCGGCCGCCCTCGTCATCAGCCTCCATGTGGCGCAGGCCGGCGGACCCGCGACCGGCCACGCCATGGCGATGCAGACCTCGTACACGACCTCCGGCGACCACGCGGCCGAGGAGGGCGCCGCCGGCTGGTCCGAGCCGACCGGCTCCTGGTACTACCTGGACGCCGTCACCGTGCGGGCGACTCCGGGGACGGGTGCCGTCGTCGCGCTCGGCGACTCCATCACCGACGGCTGGCAGTCCTCGACCGGTCTCGACCGCCGCTGGCCCGACTACCTCGCCCGTCGCCTCCGGGCCAACGACAGCACCGCGATCAAGGGGGTGGCGAACGAAGGCATCTCCGGCAACAAGGTCCTGGCCGACGGCGCCGGGCAGAGCGCCCTCAACCGACTCGGGCGCGACGTGCTCTCCCACCCCGGCGTGCGCACCGTCTTCCTCTTCGAAGGCGTCAACGACATCAAGGCGCACAGCAACGTCACCGCCCAGGACATGATCGCCGGCTACCGGGAGATCATCGGCCGCACGCACGCGGCCGGAAAGTGCGTCGTCGGCGCGACCATCCTGCCGTTCAAGGGCTGGCGCCAGTGGGACGCGGAGGCCGAGGCCGTACGCCGGGAGATCAACCAATTCATCAGAACGAGCGGTGAGTTCGACGCGGTCGCCGACTTCGACCGCGCTCTGCGCAGCCCTTACGACCCCGAGCGCATGCTCGCGTACTTCGACGGAGGCGACCATCTGCACCCCAACGACAAGGGCATGCAGGCCATGGCCGACTCCGTCGCCATCGACTCCCTCACCTGTCACCGACGTGCCGCCTGA
- a CDS encoding ANTAR domain-containing protein, with protein MSSRSEAPSGSEFAVTVTSGDTRGRVRAAVHGEIDADGARSLHEALTAALRSGNGLDLDLGDAVLRHPSGPLVLEEIRSQAVASHRTMTIRNADAPARALLVAHGCHDLLADGGPPDGTDPQRAESLLTRVRETLADVGYQTSPADTDGAPGLSIEENARGIAVAWAATVGLTPPLPGRQDPHAPVYHGIDSALHAAVVVALTNAGFVIDDVPDEREVMVTGEQPAPREAALVDRATVLEAVGVVAAVGRLTPGQSRRVLGEVSRNTGIPLFRLAEQIVEWADGGAIPTALQEQFESSLARREPRTPPASHSAA; from the coding sequence ATGTCCTCTCGATCCGAAGCCCCGAGCGGGTCCGAGTTCGCCGTCACCGTGACCAGTGGCGATACCCGCGGCCGGGTCCGCGCAGCCGTACACGGCGAGATCGACGCCGATGGGGCCAGGTCACTGCACGAGGCCCTCACCGCGGCCCTCAGGTCGGGCAACGGGCTCGACCTCGACCTCGGTGACGCCGTCCTGCGCCACCCCTCCGGTCCTCTGGTCCTGGAAGAGATCCGGAGCCAGGCCGTGGCGTCCCACCGGACGATGACCATTCGCAACGCCGATGCGCCGGCCCGCGCACTGCTGGTCGCACACGGCTGCCACGATCTGCTCGCCGACGGCGGGCCGCCCGACGGGACCGACCCCCAGCGGGCGGAGTCGCTGCTCACCAGAGTCCGCGAGACCCTCGCCGACGTCGGTTATCAGACGTCTCCCGCGGACACCGACGGCGCGCCCGGGCTCAGCATCGAGGAGAACGCGCGCGGGATAGCCGTCGCATGGGCTGCCACGGTCGGCCTCACCCCGCCCCTGCCCGGCCGCCAGGATCCGCACGCACCCGTGTATCACGGGATCGACAGCGCTCTGCACGCCGCGGTCGTCGTGGCCCTCACGAACGCCGGCTTCGTCATCGACGACGTGCCCGACGAACGGGAGGTCATGGTGACCGGCGAGCAGCCGGCGCCTCGGGAGGCGGCCCTCGTCGATCGCGCCACGGTCCTGGAGGCGGTGGGAGTCGTCGCCGCGGTGGGACGTCTGACCCCGGGTCAGAGCCGGCGCGTACTCGGCGAGGTGTCGCGGAACACCGGCATTCCCCTGTTCCGGCTCGCCGAGCAGATCGTCGAGTGGGCCGACGGGGGCGCAATCCCCACCGCTCTCCAGGAGCAGTTCGAGAGCAGTCTCGCCCGCCGCGAGCCCCGCACTCCCCCGGCCTCTCACTCCGCTGCCTGA
- a CDS encoding low affinity iron permease family protein has product MTIQHPADRGGDKRGPFERLAEAASTFTSSPLFFVLCLALVAGVVVVHVAGFALKWQVFAGECMTAVTLLLLALLKNSELRAERAVQRKLDAIAAALLEAQEGGPSKAHDDLKAAIRMEEEI; this is encoded by the coding sequence GTGACGATCCAGCATCCCGCCGACCGCGGCGGCGACAAGCGAGGCCCGTTCGAGCGACTGGCAGAAGCGGCGTCGACCTTCACGAGCTCCCCGCTCTTCTTCGTTCTGTGCCTGGCCCTGGTCGCCGGAGTGGTGGTCGTCCACGTCGCCGGGTTCGCCCTCAAGTGGCAGGTCTTCGCCGGGGAGTGCATGACCGCCGTCACCCTGCTCCTGCTGGCCCTGCTCAAGAACTCGGAGCTCAGGGCCGAGCGTGCCGTCCAGCGCAAGCTGGACGCCATCGCCGCGGCTCTGCTCGAAGCGCAGGAAGGCGGGCCGAGCAAGGCCCACGACGATCTCAAGGCCGCCATCCGGATGGAGGAGGAGATCTGA
- a CDS encoding DUF6328 family protein, producing MERADRNFAELLQELRVIQTGVQILFAFLLTLVFQARFAGLDSFQRGTYVTTLMLAVIAAALFTAPAAVHRGLFRKGAKKEIVTVSSRLAGAGMVVLALALTSAVLLVVDVVHGTPEGIAAAAVTLFVCACLWGLLPWIMNRRITEDGDRQGRQPEPQS from the coding sequence ATGGAGCGCGCGGACCGCAATTTCGCCGAGCTGCTCCAAGAGCTGCGCGTCATCCAGACCGGCGTGCAGATCCTGTTCGCCTTCCTGCTGACCCTCGTCTTCCAGGCCCGCTTCGCCGGCCTGGACTCCTTCCAGCGCGGTACGTACGTGACGACGCTGATGCTCGCCGTCATCGCCGCCGCGCTCTTCACCGCGCCGGCGGCCGTGCACCGCGGCCTGTTCCGCAAGGGCGCCAAGAAGGAGATCGTCACCGTCTCCTCCCGGCTCGCCGGTGCGGGCATGGTGGTGCTCGCCCTGGCCCTGACCTCCGCCGTCCTGCTGGTCGTGGACGTCGTCCACGGCACACCCGAAGGGATCGCGGCCGCCGCCGTGACCCTCTTCGTCTGCGCCTGTCTGTGGGGCCTGCTGCCATGGATCATGAACCGGCGCATCACGGAGGACGGCGACCGACAGGGGCGGCAGCCGGAACCACAGTCCTGA
- a CDS encoding RICIN domain-containing protein, with translation MYLWACDGGNSQQCPAMDEGGGAYRFVNRHSGKCPGAAQGAPAGTPLVQRVCDGSGRRASS, from the coding sequence GTGTACCTGTGGGCCTGCGACGGCGGCAACAGCCAGCAGTGCCCGGCCATGGACGAAGGCGGCGGCGCGTACCGCTTCGTCAACCGGCACAGCGGCAAGTGCCCCGGCGCGGCGCAGGGCGCACCGGCCGGAACGCCGTTGGTGCAGCGCGTCTGCGACGGATCGGGGCGCAGAGCTTCCAGCTGA
- a CDS encoding WhiB family transcriptional regulator, producing the protein MTDVSRLPGAVQHRWDWQLHAACRDIGSGLFFPPPDERGDARQEREKQAKRVCRTCPVRNACLRHSLRAREKFGVWGGLGEQERRALLASQQRSGRRWRTARGGTAA; encoded by the coding sequence ATGACCGACGTTTCACGCCTGCCCGGCGCCGTTCAGCACCGCTGGGACTGGCAGCTGCATGCCGCGTGCCGTGACATCGGCAGCGGCCTGTTCTTTCCTCCGCCGGACGAGCGGGGAGACGCCCGGCAGGAGCGCGAGAAGCAGGCCAAACGGGTGTGCCGCACCTGCCCGGTCCGCAACGCGTGCCTCCGCCATTCCCTGCGGGCGCGCGAGAAGTTCGGGGTGTGGGGCGGTCTCGGCGAGCAGGAACGCCGTGCGCTGCTCGCCTCGCAGCAGCGCAGCGGGCGCCGGTGGCGAACGGCCCGAGGCGGAACCGCGGCCTGA
- a CDS encoding alginate lyase family protein, with protein sequence MTPHHERPGAARIRKNPLLAVPVLVATLLAALLAGPAGGRAEAAPATFVHPGVLVSRGQLDFTHEKVNAGAQPWKGAYDQMMASKYASLSLVPKPRAVVECGSYSNPNYGCTDEREDAIAAYTLSLAWYVTRDSRYAQKAIEIMDAWSGVIKDHTNSNAPLQTGWAGSSWPRAAEIIRYTYTGWPQDRIDRFRTMLRTVYLPEVAGGSHSNGNWELSMTEAAIGIAVFLEDRAAYDNAVATFRGRVPAYLYLTTDGSLPRTAPGSGLDTRDEIVRYWQGQTTFVNGLSQETCRDLTHTGYGLSAISHIAETSRIQGQDLYPEIAERLRHGLGLHAKYELGETPPDWLCGGTLHDHLGPVTEVGFNALNGRMGIAMTNTQALTERNRPAGTNNLFVSWETLTHAGNPR encoded by the coding sequence ATGACCCCACACCATGAGCGCCCCGGTGCGGCACGCATCAGGAAGAATCCGTTACTCGCCGTTCCCGTGCTGGTCGCCACCCTCCTCGCCGCGCTGCTCGCCGGCCCCGCGGGCGGCCGCGCCGAGGCGGCCCCCGCCACGTTCGTCCACCCCGGTGTCCTCGTCTCCCGCGGCCAGCTCGACTTCACCCACGAGAAGGTCAATGCCGGGGCGCAGCCCTGGAAGGGCGCCTACGACCAGATGATGGCGAGCAAGTACGCCTCGCTGTCCCTCGTCCCCAAGCCGCGGGCGGTCGTGGAGTGCGGGTCGTACTCGAACCCCAACTACGGCTGCACGGACGAGCGCGAGGACGCCATCGCCGCGTACACGCTCTCCCTGGCCTGGTATGTCACCCGTGACAGCCGGTACGCCCAGAAGGCCATCGAGATCATGGACGCCTGGTCCGGTGTGATCAAGGACCACACCAATTCCAACGCGCCCCTCCAGACGGGCTGGGCCGGATCCTCCTGGCCGCGGGCAGCCGAGATCATCCGCTACACCTACACGGGATGGCCGCAGGACCGCATCGACCGCTTCAGGACCATGCTGCGCACCGTCTATCTGCCCGAGGTGGCCGGGGGCTCCCACTCGAACGGCAACTGGGAGCTGAGCATGACCGAGGCGGCGATCGGCATCGCGGTCTTCCTCGAGGACCGTGCCGCGTACGACAACGCTGTCGCCACGTTCCGCGGTCGCGTCCCTGCCTACCTCTACCTCACCACCGACGGCAGCCTGCCGAGGACCGCGCCGGGCAGCGGGCTCGACACCCGGGACGAGATCGTCCGGTACTGGCAGGGCCAGACCACCTTCGTCAACGGCCTCAGCCAGGAGACCTGCCGCGACCTTACGCACACGGGTTACGGTCTGTCCGCCATCTCGCACATCGCCGAGACCAGCCGCATCCAGGGCCAGGACCTCTACCCGGAGATCGCGGAGAGGCTGCGCCACGGCCTCGGTCTCCACGCCAAGTACGAGCTCGGTGAGACTCCTCCCGACTGGCTGTGCGGCGGCACCCTCCACGACCACCTCGGCCCGGTGACCGAGGTCGGCTTCAACGCGCTGAACGGCCGCATGGGCATCGCCATGACCAACACCCAGGCCCTCACCGAGCGGAACCGGCCGGCCGGCACCAACAACCTGTTCGTCTCCTGGGAAACCCTCACGCACGCCGGCAACCCGCGCTGA
- a CDS encoding helix-turn-helix domain-containing protein, whose product MDGPTPQRSTWTFLTNHARVLSAIARDPWVRIRDLAAELQLTERTVQALVADLEETGYLTHTREGRRNKYQVIWGGKFRHPAEGGKEIAPLLHLLAGHPEGGGEDGGPAGQER is encoded by the coding sequence ATGGACGGTCCTACGCCACAACGAAGTACATGGACATTCCTGACGAACCATGCCCGTGTCCTCTCGGCGATCGCCCGCGATCCTTGGGTCCGGATCCGGGATCTCGCGGCGGAGCTCCAGCTGACCGAGCGGACCGTGCAGGCGCTCGTCGCCGATCTGGAGGAGACGGGCTACCTCACGCACACCCGCGAGGGCAGGCGGAACAAGTACCAGGTCATCTGGGGCGGCAAGTTCCGCCATCCGGCCGAGGGCGGCAAGGAGATCGCACCTCTGCTCCACCTGCTCGCAGGTCATCCCGAAGGGGGCGGAGAGGACGGCGGTCCCGCCGGTCAGGAGCGGTGA
- a CDS encoding PP2C family protein-serine/threonine phosphatase, whose translation MTHPPDDAPRDDRTHLPPPPKLTDEHLDRLERGLRQVARVPGRAEELLNAVLEVSKELQLDVVLHRIADTARDLIRARYGGLGVLSDTGRFCKVITSGFTAADEPGAGQGGPLSGLCHEGLPLSVGNRTGQPPSTDLPPGHLRTSSLLAAPIRVRDKLYGHLYLGSKTSGEAFTTEDENLLTALAGAAGVAIENARLYQQVRQATEEFQRGILPELPRLEGLELQARYQPSTEAPRIGGDWYDLIRLPDRVPCLMVGDVMGHGIAAATVMSQISNMLRVIAFDEQEPPSRILNRLDTVLHELHGGPMATVIIARLEPHGDGRRLQWASAGHLPPLIATPDGRARYLAADIGLPLGVDPDLPRDNHEEELRAGSTVVLHTDGLVEHRARPIDEGMDQAAGVAATLATASLAELCDGLLVHSEATEGAFHDDVALLAARVTSAP comes from the coding sequence ATGACACACCCCCCGGACGATGCACCCCGGGACGACCGCACACACCTGCCGCCGCCCCCGAAACTGACCGATGAGCACCTGGACCGGCTGGAGAGAGGGCTGCGTCAGGTGGCGAGGGTCCCCGGCCGGGCGGAGGAGCTCCTGAACGCGGTCCTGGAGGTCAGCAAGGAACTCCAACTGGATGTCGTGCTGCACAGAATCGCCGACACCGCCCGCGACCTGATCCGGGCCCGGTACGGAGGGCTCGGCGTGCTGAGCGACACGGGCCGGTTCTGCAAGGTGATCACTTCGGGCTTCACGGCCGCCGACGAGCCGGGCGCCGGGCAGGGCGGGCCGTTGAGCGGCCTCTGCCACGAGGGGCTCCCGCTGAGCGTGGGGAACCGGACCGGGCAGCCGCCCAGCACCGACCTCCCCCCGGGCCACCTGCGGACATCCAGCCTGCTCGCGGCACCGATCCGGGTCCGCGACAAGCTCTACGGGCATCTCTACCTGGGGTCGAAGACCTCGGGCGAGGCGTTCACGACCGAGGACGAGAACCTGCTGACCGCACTGGCCGGAGCGGCAGGCGTGGCGATCGAGAACGCGCGCCTCTACCAGCAGGTTCGCCAGGCGACGGAGGAGTTCCAGCGGGGCATCCTGCCGGAGCTGCCGCGCCTGGAGGGCCTGGAGCTCCAGGCGCGGTACCAGCCGTCGACCGAAGCGCCGCGCATCGGCGGCGACTGGTACGACCTGATCCGGCTGCCCGACCGTGTGCCCTGCCTGATGGTCGGCGACGTCATGGGACACGGCATCGCGGCCGCGACCGTGATGAGCCAGATCAGCAACATGCTGCGCGTCATCGCCTTCGACGAGCAGGAGCCGCCGAGCCGCATCCTCAACCGTCTCGACACGGTGCTCCACGAACTGCACGGCGGGCCCATGGCCACCGTCATCATCGCCCGCCTGGAGCCCCATGGGGACGGGCGCCGGCTGCAATGGGCGAGCGCCGGCCATCTTCCGCCGCTGATCGCGACGCCCGACGGACGGGCCCGCTACCTCGCGGCGGACATCGGCCTCCCGCTGGGCGTCGACCCGGATCTGCCCCGCGACAACCACGAGGAGGAACTGCGCGCGGGAAGCACCGTAGTACTCCACACCGACGGGCTGGTCGAGCACCGGGCGCGGCCCATCGACGAGGGGATGGACCAGGCCGCCGGTGTCGCAGCGACGCTCGCCACCGCGTCTCTCGCGGAGCTGTGCGACGGCCTGCTGGTCCACAGCGAGGCCACCGAGGGCGCTTTCCACGACGACGTCGCCCTCCTCGCCGCGCGGGTGACCTCTGCCCCGTGA